In Papaver somniferum cultivar HN1 chromosome 1, ASM357369v1, whole genome shotgun sequence, a genomic segment contains:
- the LOC113297657 gene encoding UDP-glucuronate:xylan alpha-glucuronosyltransferase 2-like isoform X1, with product MVLKKVMMMKVTPSKAIIIKINLFFLTFFLVIYGFLLLSPSTSTISSSWSYYYDQNPAASLIRCSLRECHHKKVEDGLKMKAVLEEETESNSRNKRKMVKREIPSFLSSNVSRHNIIHKLMIGLVNMEDEDISDWKYIRRGDIKHIKFQKASKNFEWKDLFPEWIDEEEETDSPTCPEIPMPDFTRYGKFDMVIAKLPCRYPEEGWARDVLRLQVHLIAANLLVKNRRKDGNTKVVFLSECRPMMEIFRCDDMVVNEGNWWLYKPDMVRLQHKISMPIGSCRLALPLWGKGINDVYNLTKLTFDTGKQRREAYVTVLHSSEAYVCGAITLAQSIIRTGTKRDLVILIDASISQPKRDALAASGWKIRMIKRIRNPRAEKDSYNEYNYSKFRLWQLTDYDKVIFIDADIVVLRNSDLLFNFPQMSATGNDGSIFNSGIMAIEPSNCTFKILMEKRKEIISYNGGDQGFLNEVFVWWHRWPRRVNFLKNFWANTTLESSVKNHLFGADPPKLYSIHFLGIKPWLCYRDYDCNWNIGDQRVYASDVAHRRWWRVHDAMDKSLQKFCELTPRRRIELDWDKKLARGMGLQDEHWKINISDPRRHV from the exons ATGGTGTTAAAGAAGGTTATGATGATGAAGGTTACTCCATCTAAAGctataattataaaaataaacttgTTTTTCCTTACATTCTTCTTAGTCATATATGGTTTCCTGCTTCTtagtccttcaacttcaacaatatcatcttcttggtcttattattatgatcaaaatcCGGCAGCTTCTCTTATCCGCTGTTCGTTACGCGAATGCCATCACAAGAAG GTTGAAGATGGACTGAAAATGAAGGCAGTTTTAGAGGAAGAAACAGAATCAAACAGCAGAAATAAGAGAAAAATGGTGAAAAGAGAGATACCAAGTTTTTTGTCATCAAATGTGAGTCGTCATAATATTATCCATAAGTTGATGATTGGATTAGTgaatatggaagatgaagatataaGTGATTGGAAATATATAAGACGGGGAGATATCAAACATATAAAGTTCCAGAAAGCATCCAAAAATTTCGAATGGAAAGATTTGTTTCCGGAATggattgatgaagaagaagaaactgataGTCCAACATGTCCTGAAATCCCCATGCCGGATTTTACACGTTACGGTAAATTCGATATGGTAATTGCAAAGTTACCGTGTCGATATCCAGAGGAAGGATGGGCAAGGGATGTTTTAAGGTTACAAGTTCATTTGATAGCAGCAAATTTATTGGTGAAAAATAGAAGGAAAGATGGAAATACTAAGGTGGTGTTTTTGAGTGAATGTAGACCAATGATGGAAATATTTAGGTGTGATGATATGGTTGTGAATGAAGGAAATTGGTGGCTGTATAAACCAGACATGGTTAGACTACAACATAAGATTTCAATGCCTATTGGTTCTTGCAGACTTGCTTTGCCTCTCTGGGGAAAAG GAATAAATGATGTTTACAACCTAACCAAGCTCACATTCGATACTGGGAAACAGAGACGGGAAGCATACGTCACAGTTCTCCACTCATCGGAAGCTTATGTATGTGGTGCTATAACTTTAGCCCAAAGCATTATTCGCACCGGTACTAAACGTGACCTTGTCATATTAATAGACGCATCTATATCTCAACCAAAACGTGACGCTCTTGCTGCTTCCGGGTGGAAAATCCGTATGATAAAACGTATTCGAAATCCTAGAGCTGAAAAAGACTCGTACAATGAGTATAACTACAGTAAATTCAGATTATGGCAGTTGACAGATTACGATAAGGTGATCTTCATTGATGCAGATATAGTAGTTTTACGAAACTCTGATCTTTTATTCAACTTCCCTCAAATGTCTGCAACGGGTAATGACGGGTCTATTTTCAACTCCGGGATCATGGCGATTGAACCATCAAATTGTACATTCAAAATTTTAATGGAGAAACGGAAGGAAATCATTTCTTACAATGGAGGAGATCAAGGTTTTCTCAACGAGGTTTTCGTATGGTGGCATAGATGGCCTAGAAGAGTAAATTTCTTGAAGAATTTTTGGGCTAATACTACATTGGAGTCGAGTGTGAAGAATCACTTATTTGGTGCAGACCCACCAAAGCTCTATTCAATTCATTTTCTAGGTATAAAACCATGGTTGTGTTACAGAGATTATGATTGTAATTGGAATATTGGCGATCAACGGGTTTATGCAAGCGATGTTGCTCATCGTAGGTGGTGGCGTGTTCATGATGCCATGGACAAGAGTTTGCAAAAGTTTTGTGAACTTACTCCTCGACGACGAATCGAGTTAGATTGGGATAAAAAGTTGGCTAGAGGAATGGGTTTGCAAGATGAGCATTGGAAGATCAATATTTCAGATCCTAGACGACATGTTTAA
- the LOC113297657 gene encoding UDP-glucuronate:xylan alpha-glucuronosyltransferase 2-like isoform X2: MPSQEGKVEDGLKMKAVLEEETESNSRNKRKMVKREIPSFLSSNVSRHNIIHKLMIGLVNMEDEDISDWKYIRRGDIKHIKFQKASKNFEWKDLFPEWIDEEEETDSPTCPEIPMPDFTRYGKFDMVIAKLPCRYPEEGWARDVLRLQVHLIAANLLVKNRRKDGNTKVVFLSECRPMMEIFRCDDMVVNEGNWWLYKPDMVRLQHKISMPIGSCRLALPLWGKGINDVYNLTKLTFDTGKQRREAYVTVLHSSEAYVCGAITLAQSIIRTGTKRDLVILIDASISQPKRDALAASGWKIRMIKRIRNPRAEKDSYNEYNYSKFRLWQLTDYDKVIFIDADIVVLRNSDLLFNFPQMSATGNDGSIFNSGIMAIEPSNCTFKILMEKRKEIISYNGGDQGFLNEVFVWWHRWPRRVNFLKNFWANTTLESSVKNHLFGADPPKLYSIHFLGIKPWLCYRDYDCNWNIGDQRVYASDVAHRRWWRVHDAMDKSLQKFCELTPRRRIELDWDKKLARGMGLQDEHWKINISDPRRHV, translated from the exons ATGCCATCACAAGAAGGTAAG GTTGAAGATGGACTGAAAATGAAGGCAGTTTTAGAGGAAGAAACAGAATCAAACAGCAGAAATAAGAGAAAAATGGTGAAAAGAGAGATACCAAGTTTTTTGTCATCAAATGTGAGTCGTCATAATATTATCCATAAGTTGATGATTGGATTAGTgaatatggaagatgaagatataaGTGATTGGAAATATATAAGACGGGGAGATATCAAACATATAAAGTTCCAGAAAGCATCCAAAAATTTCGAATGGAAAGATTTGTTTCCGGAATggattgatgaagaagaagaaactgataGTCCAACATGTCCTGAAATCCCCATGCCGGATTTTACACGTTACGGTAAATTCGATATGGTAATTGCAAAGTTACCGTGTCGATATCCAGAGGAAGGATGGGCAAGGGATGTTTTAAGGTTACAAGTTCATTTGATAGCAGCAAATTTATTGGTGAAAAATAGAAGGAAAGATGGAAATACTAAGGTGGTGTTTTTGAGTGAATGTAGACCAATGATGGAAATATTTAGGTGTGATGATATGGTTGTGAATGAAGGAAATTGGTGGCTGTATAAACCAGACATGGTTAGACTACAACATAAGATTTCAATGCCTATTGGTTCTTGCAGACTTGCTTTGCCTCTCTGGGGAAAAG GAATAAATGATGTTTACAACCTAACCAAGCTCACATTCGATACTGGGAAACAGAGACGGGAAGCATACGTCACAGTTCTCCACTCATCGGAAGCTTATGTATGTGGTGCTATAACTTTAGCCCAAAGCATTATTCGCACCGGTACTAAACGTGACCTTGTCATATTAATAGACGCATCTATATCTCAACCAAAACGTGACGCTCTTGCTGCTTCCGGGTGGAAAATCCGTATGATAAAACGTATTCGAAATCCTAGAGCTGAAAAAGACTCGTACAATGAGTATAACTACAGTAAATTCAGATTATGGCAGTTGACAGATTACGATAAGGTGATCTTCATTGATGCAGATATAGTAGTTTTACGAAACTCTGATCTTTTATTCAACTTCCCTCAAATGTCTGCAACGGGTAATGACGGGTCTATTTTCAACTCCGGGATCATGGCGATTGAACCATCAAATTGTACATTCAAAATTTTAATGGAGAAACGGAAGGAAATCATTTCTTACAATGGAGGAGATCAAGGTTTTCTCAACGAGGTTTTCGTATGGTGGCATAGATGGCCTAGAAGAGTAAATTTCTTGAAGAATTTTTGGGCTAATACTACATTGGAGTCGAGTGTGAAGAATCACTTATTTGGTGCAGACCCACCAAAGCTCTATTCAATTCATTTTCTAGGTATAAAACCATGGTTGTGTTACAGAGATTATGATTGTAATTGGAATATTGGCGATCAACGGGTTTATGCAAGCGATGTTGCTCATCGTAGGTGGTGGCGTGTTCATGATGCCATGGACAAGAGTTTGCAAAAGTTTTGTGAACTTACTCCTCGACGACGAATCGAGTTAGATTGGGATAAAAAGTTGGCTAGAGGAATGGGTTTGCAAGATGAGCATTGGAAGATCAATATTTCAGATCCTAGACGACATGTTTAA